In Sorghum bicolor cultivar BTx623 chromosome 10, Sorghum_bicolor_NCBIv3, whole genome shotgun sequence, one genomic interval encodes:
- the LOC110431064 gene encoding spidroin-1-like → MRAPSSRAEAELLGRGRRRAGAWCCARTACRRRARLPRRAARSRPGAAAPSGERGPRAGAAPCGRVEPPVAAPCGRVKPRRTPPSGAAQAASCRAARVGRAVRARGGASEAAHRRRGAVAVPRACGRTGAAASGHRAEAATGVARGHRSGQAAEVARWSVESANGGGGGGGGGAASAGSTKYAGRRVGADIRAAMVGGDGRRGGGLCAACSEDGVGVGYRIGNCGSMPSDSHWLATMDGGGGGHGPSPWSGHRGRGGAGKARTGAGGAGGVGALDGGAAGGAADGAAGEAMDDTTERRDRGPTFACRFPPKRRRTGKRPGFLLRSRRSPRKR, encoded by the exons ATGAGGGCGCCGTCGAGTCGCGCGGAGGCCGAGCTGCTCGGCCGTGGGCGCAGACGCGCGGGGGCGTGGTGCTGCGCGCGCACGGCGTGTCGGCGTCGCGCGAGGCTGCCGCGTCGAGCTGCTCGTTCGCGCCCTGGTGCTGCCGCGCCGTCGGGCGAGCGGGGACCGCGAGCGGGGGCCGCGCCGTGCGGGCGCGTGGAGCCGCCCGTGGCCGCGCCGTGCGGGCGCGTGAAGCCGCGGAGGACGCCGCCGTCGGGGGCCGCGCAGGCCGCCTCGTGCCGCGCGGCGCGCGTGGGCCGCGCCGTGCGGGCGCGTGGAGGAGCCTCGGAGGCCGCGCACCGCAGGCGGGGGGCCGTGGCCGTGCCACGCGCGTGCGGGCGAACGGGAGCTGCGGCGTCGGGTCACCGTGCCGAGGCCGCAACGGGCGTCGCGCGAGGCCACCGCTCGGGGCAGGCCGCTGAGGTCGCGCGGTGGTCCGTCGAGTCCGCGAACG gaggaggtggtggcggcggtggtggtgcagCGAGCGCCGGGTCGACGAAGTACGCCGGCAGACGAGTCGGCGCCGACATCCGCGCCGCGATGGTTGGTGGAGACGGACGGCGCGGGGGCGGGCTGTGCGCAGCCTGCTCGGAagacggcgtcggcgtcgggtaCCGAATCGGCAACTGCGGCTCTATGCCCAGTGACAGCCATTGGCTGGCCACCATggatggtggcggtggtgggcaCGGGCCGTCGCCGTGGAGCGGGCACCGAGGCCGGGGTGGAGCCGGCAAGGCGAGGACCGGCGCTGGAGGTGCTGGTGGAGTTGGTGCCCTCGACGGTGGCGCCGCGGGCGGAGCCGCGGATGGCGCCGCGGGCGAAGCGATGGACGACACCACCGAACGCCGTGACAGAGGGCCGACGTTTGCATGTCGGTTTCCCCCGAAACGACGTCGTACAGGAAAACGCCCGGGGTTCCTGTTGAGATCACGGCGTTCGCCCCGAAAGCGATAG